A region from the Trachemys scripta elegans isolate TJP31775 chromosome 22, CAS_Tse_1.0, whole genome shotgun sequence genome encodes:
- the LOC117869074 gene encoding putative zinc finger protein 286B: protein MEAGKSPSKSPVRRKRRRSQRLLSRAAVPLEFYRCDICKKDIKHLSNFQEHQRIHTGERPYHCETCQKNFIRCADLIKHRLVHSDNRPHCCDACGKHFKLAGDLAKHSKVHSDEAPFKCDVCAKRFKRTSCLIKHLRIHTEEKPFKCSQCSKRFKWEASVKEHQRIHTGERPFKCEHCPKSFTHLSTFLQHKRTHQDQKQFRCKCCSKSFNHKSNLLKHQRTVHG, encoded by the coding sequence ATGGAAGCAGGGAAAAGCCCTTCAAAGTCCCCAGTCAGGAGAAAGCGGAGGCGATCTCAGCGGCTCCTCAGCCGTGCAGCTGTTCCCCTGGAGTTCTACCGCTGCGACATCTGCAAGAAGGACATCAAGCACCTCTCCAACTTCCAGGagcaccagcgcatccacacggGCGAGCGGCCCTACCACTGTGAGACCTGCCAGAAGAACTTCATCCGCTGCGCTGACCTCATTAAACATCGCCTGGTCCACTCGGACAATCGGCCCCACTGCTGCGATGCCTGTGGCAAGCACTTCAAGCTGGCTGGGGACCTAGCCAAGCACAGCAAGGTCCATTCGGACGAGGCGCCCTTCAAGTGCGACGTGTGCGCCAAGCGCTTCAAGCGCACGTCCTGCCTCATCAAGCATCTCCGCATCCACACTGAGGAGAAGCCTTTCAAGTGCTCCCAGTGCAGCAAGAGGTTCAAATGGGAAGCCTCAGTCAAGGAGCATCAGCGCATCCATACAGGCGAGAGGCCTTTCAAGTGTGAGCACTGCCCCAAGAGCTTCACCCACTTGTCCACCTTCCTGCAGCACAAGAGAACTCACCAGGACCAGAAGCAGTTCCGCTGCAAATGCTGCTCCAAGTCCTTTAACCACAAATCCAACCTACTGAAGCACCAGCGCACGGTACATGGCTAG
- the TPGS1 gene encoding tubulin polyglutamylase complex subunit 1 isoform X2, protein MADRLSLTKRWVARSQDGGRVASLPTIKMAACEKRRSAPAPATGSGLVEPVRAGAGGREPESEAEFLLQAGVTSMVREALLKVLEARPEEPVSFLASYFEKLVLSGPQGGAAADRHRQQQRLVRALWTAFHNNVSMAYECLSARGRRKKPGVNGRIYSELLRKICQDGEAPEEVVSSLLTKIQCRDHEAVPFDVFRYGVLSCVVLLEFVAKADTLYDVLDDGSGVADKRVCQAVLGTLEDALGASDFSVPIRYLEAGSKLGPDCLALAMDKALLERKICSSMNREEFLKKATALFIAKVKPID, encoded by the exons ATGGCGGACAGACTGTCCCTTACCAAGCGATGGGTAGCCCGCAGTCAAGATGGCGGCAGAGTGGCCTCACTGCCCACAATCAAGATGGCGGCCTGCGAGAAGCGGCGCTCAGCCCCGGCCCCGGCGACGGGGAGCGGGCTCGTGGAGCCGGTTCGGGCGGGAGCCGGAGGCCGGGAGCCGGAGAGCGAGGCCGAGTTCCTGCTCCAAGCCGGGGTGACGTCCATGGTGCGGGAGGCGCTGCTGAAGGTGCTGGAGGCCCGGCCCGAGGAGCCCGTCTCCTTCCTGGCCAGTTACTTCGAAAAGCTGGTGCTGAGCGGCCCCCAGGGCGGTGCTGCCGCGGAccggcacaggcagcagcagcgcctCGTCCGGGCCCTGTG GACTGCCTTTCACAACAACGTCAGCATGGCTTACGAGTGCCTGAGtgccagaggcaggaggaagaaGCCAGGTGTCAATGGGAGAATCTACAGTGAGTTGCTCAGGAAGATCTGCCAAGATGGGGAAGCCCCCGAAGAGGTTGTTTCTTCTTTGCTGACGAAGATCCAGTGCCGGGACCATGAGGCGGTGCCTTTTGATGTCTTCCGTTATGGGGTGCTCAGCTGCGTTGTGCTGCTTGAGTTTGTGGCCAAGGCAGATACTTTGTACGACGTACTTGATGATGGTTCTGGCGTGGCGGATAAAAGGGTTTGCCAGGCGGTCCTGGGCACTCTGGAAGATGCTCTGGGAGCCAGCGACTTCTCTGTGCCCATCCGTTACTTGGAGGCCGGCTCCAAGCTGGGACCAGACTGTTTGGCTTTGGCCATGGACAAAGCATTGCTAGAGAGGAAGATTTGCTCCTCCATGAACAGGGAAGAGTTTCTAAAGAAAGCCACAGCCCTATTCATTGCAAAAGTAAAGCCCATTGACTGA
- the MADCAM1 gene encoding mucosal addressin cell adhesion molecule 1 isoform X2 — protein MEGTKFCVGNCQGKSHQGSTNLQVYSLPDTLQLETQPKELVAGQPAHLHCSISKVYPPDSLTLSWYWGDQRLEIPDAEEVADDEELFSYDSELEIPGEKVTEGMEFRCEVELLLPSDRSFHRATAVTVSTKAVAEQPTTESVTGQENPTTGLGATTGNPPATDRSPTTGLGATTGNPPATDRSPTTGLGATTGNPATELTSAESPTTEFIVTSHKPSAKATSVHWLVTTETLATESRAASQHPSADWSPSTASSSATENPTTGDVASTENPLTKKATSDRSRRTESVCNLQIRPVPPKGTTGEALKIICEAECGENVTIRWLKTPVVLSQYQEEASEGKSTLTVDRVGLDHQGIYECFMLSRRLQVARLHIAVSADIFSTDSAILVGTASSLLGLIVTAFASRRLWRRLHPPGVKSSKGNSV, from the exons ctcttccagaTACATTGCAGCTGGAAACCCAGCCCAAGGAGCTGGtggctgggcagccagcccatcTCCACTGCTCTATTAGCAAGGTGTACCCACCCGACTCCTTGACTCTGAGCTGGTATTGGGGGGACCAGAGATTGGAGATCCCAGATGCTGAAGAAGTGGCTGATGACGAGGAGCTGTTCAGTTATGACTCTGAGCTGGAGATCCCAGGGGAGAAGGTGACAGAGGGCATGGAGTTCAGGTGTgaggtggagctgctgctgccatcaGACAGGAGTTTCCACCGGGCCACAGCGGTGACTGTGAGCACAAAAG CTGTGGCAGAACAGCCCACAACTGAGTCAGTCACTGGCCAAGAGAATCCCACAACTGGGCTTGGGGCTACTACAGGGAACCCCCCTGCTACTGACCGCAGCCCCACAACTGGGCTTGGGGCTACTACAGGGAACCCCCCTGCTACTGACCGCAGCCCCACAACTGGGCTTGGGGCTACTACAGGGAACCCCGCCACAGAACTGACTTCTGCAGAGAGCCCCACCACAGAGTTCATTGTCACATCGCACAAGCCCAGTGCCAAAGCCACCTCTGTCCACTGGCTGGTGACCACAGAGACCCTCGCCACCGAGTCCAGGGCTGCCTCACAGCACCCCAGTGCAGACTGGAGCCCCAGCACTGCCTCGAGTTCTGCTACAGAGAACCCCACCACAGGGGATGTGGCTAGCACAGAGAACCCTCTGACCAAGAAAGCCACTAGTGACAGGAGCCGCAGAACAGAGTCTGTCTGCAACCTTCAGATCAGGCCTGTCCCTCCTAAAGGGACCACCGGGGAAGCCCTGAAGATCATATGCGAGGCAGAGTGCGGTGAGAATGTTACCATCAGGTGGCTGAAAACCCCTGTGGTGCTCTCTCAGTACCAGGAGGAGGCGTCTGAGGGCAAATCCACCCTGACTGTTGACCGTGTAGGTCTCGACCACCAAGGGATCTATGAGTGCTTTATGCTGAGCAGGAGACTCCAGGTGGCGAGACTCCACATCGCTGTGTCTGCTG ACATCTTCAGCACTGACTCCGCCATCCTGGTCGGGACGGCAAGCTCTCTCCTGGGCCTGATAGTGACAGCATTTGCGTCACGTCGCCTGTGGCGACGACTCCACCCACCGGGCGTGAAGAGCTCTAAGGGGAACAGCGTTTAG
- the TPGS1 gene encoding tubulin polyglutamylase complex subunit 1 isoform X1 yields MADRLSLTKRWVARSQDGGRVASLPTIKMAACEKRRSAPAPATGSGLVEPVRAGAGGREPESEAEFLLQAGVTSMVREALLKVLEARPEEPVSFLASYFEKLVLSGPQGGAAADRHRQQQRLVRALWYVRLAHHSHRTAFHNNVSMAYECLSARGRRKKPGVNGRIYSELLRKICQDGEAPEEVVSSLLTKIQCRDHEAVPFDVFRYGVLSCVVLLEFVAKADTLYDVLDDGSGVADKRVCQAVLGTLEDALGASDFSVPIRYLEAGSKLGPDCLALAMDKALLERKICSSMNREEFLKKATALFIAKVKPID; encoded by the exons ATGGCGGACAGACTGTCCCTTACCAAGCGATGGGTAGCCCGCAGTCAAGATGGCGGCAGAGTGGCCTCACTGCCCACAATCAAGATGGCGGCCTGCGAGAAGCGGCGCTCAGCCCCGGCCCCGGCGACGGGGAGCGGGCTCGTGGAGCCGGTTCGGGCGGGAGCCGGAGGCCGGGAGCCGGAGAGCGAGGCCGAGTTCCTGCTCCAAGCCGGGGTGACGTCCATGGTGCGGGAGGCGCTGCTGAAGGTGCTGGAGGCCCGGCCCGAGGAGCCCGTCTCCTTCCTGGCCAGTTACTTCGAAAAGCTGGTGCTGAGCGGCCCCCAGGGCGGTGCTGCCGCGGAccggcacaggcagcagcagcgcctCGTCCGGGCCCTGTGGTACGTGCGCCTGGCCCACCATTCACACAG GACTGCCTTTCACAACAACGTCAGCATGGCTTACGAGTGCCTGAGtgccagaggcaggaggaagaaGCCAGGTGTCAATGGGAGAATCTACAGTGAGTTGCTCAGGAAGATCTGCCAAGATGGGGAAGCCCCCGAAGAGGTTGTTTCTTCTTTGCTGACGAAGATCCAGTGCCGGGACCATGAGGCGGTGCCTTTTGATGTCTTCCGTTATGGGGTGCTCAGCTGCGTTGTGCTGCTTGAGTTTGTGGCCAAGGCAGATACTTTGTACGACGTACTTGATGATGGTTCTGGCGTGGCGGATAAAAGGGTTTGCCAGGCGGTCCTGGGCACTCTGGAAGATGCTCTGGGAGCCAGCGACTTCTCTGTGCCCATCCGTTACTTGGAGGCCGGCTCCAAGCTGGGACCAGACTGTTTGGCTTTGGCCATGGACAAAGCATTGCTAGAGAGGAAGATTTGCTCCTCCATGAACAGGGAAGAGTTTCTAAAGAAAGCCACAGCCCTATTCATTGCAAAAGTAAAGCCCATTGACTGA